A stretch of Henckelia pumila isolate YLH828 chromosome 4, ASM3356847v2, whole genome shotgun sequence DNA encodes these proteins:
- the LOC140866020 gene encoding uncharacterized protein isoform X1, which yields MSRPREKKFEAVFKMQFKVTQVPPLNAKGLMISLVPVDAEKPTARLDRAKINEGTCTWENPVFENVKLVQDIKTGRIREKFYYLIVSTGSSKSGFLGEVSINFADLAEATKAMDLVLPLQTSRSGAILHVTVQRMQEDQNSRRSEDVEFFDAGTRDRHSCGNPSLISTQSEASSDAECDERSRSSAGAESVNNRVKMLGRKAEVAENVKQTKKGHRLSDTIKTECQQLKSDLRQETESMEHVLETVKKELQFEKHLNDKLKLQLQKTEDSNSELVLALRDLNKKMDQKCTEISELSSKIRALRSEKIEPDEEKLLKRTIENLYSEVEAHKKEKEDILMKVKQLTIDGEKLDNVSRHIYSTLQQTEKEKVEMEQNYSESLATMKQLELRVETLEEENKRQQLQYSESLKIIEKLEIQVEDLQKELENQAQLYEEELNTVTKEKIEKEQQAMRAEEVFRKARRNNAYRVEQLQEEIKKLSDEMSSKIEENEKLAQKSIAEATDLQSRNEVLESILQKSEEERRMTITQYERIVHEVKEQNERIYIKEHEDLERQLASVREEVDKLKHENISMKSQIDQKNSKEVNLNLEVKKLRLKNSEMKNHLSQVELEKEDLKNKVKNTNASRAKPRVVDGLSKQTELDTAQIKSLWDEVGSLKERNRITEESLKEMHERYSELSLRFAEVEGERQHLVLTLRNLRSGKKN from the exons ATGTCAAGGCCAAGGGAGAAGAAGTTCGAAGCCGTCTTCAAGATGCAATTTAAAGTGACACAG GTGCCACCTCTAAATGCAAAAGGCCTCATGATTTCTCTGGTTCCGGTAGATGCGGAAAAGCCGACCGCAAGACTAGACAGAGCTAAAATCAATGAAGGAACCTGCACATGGGAGAATCCTGTTTTTGAAAATGTGAAATTAGTTCAGGATATTAAAACAGGGAGAATCAGAGAGAAGTTTTACTATTTGATTGTGTCAACT GGCTCATCGAAATCGGGTTTTCTTGGCGAAGTTTCGATTAATTTTGCAGATCTAGCAGAGGCAACCAAAGCTATGGATTTAGTTCTGCCTCTACAGACTTCAAGATCGGGTGCCATTCTTCAT GTTACAGTTCAGCGGATGCAAGAAGATCAAAATTCAAG GCGCTCCGAAGACGTTGAATTCTTTGATGCAGGAACAAGAGATCGTCACAGCTGTGGGAACCCAAGCCTGATTTCTACCCAA AGCGAGGCTTCGAGTGATGCAGAGTGTGATGAACGATCTAGGAGTTCAGCGGGTGCCGAATCAGTAAACAATCGAGTGAAGATGTTGGGAAGGAAGGCTGAAGTTGCAGAAAATGTGAAGCAAACCAAGAAAGGACATCGATTATCAGACACCATCAAAACAGAATGCCAACAACTCAAGTCAGACTTACGTCAAGAGACTGAAAGCATGGAACATGTACTCGAAACCGTCAAGAAAGAGCTTCAATTTGAGAAACATTTAAATGATAAACTCAAGTTACAATTGCAGAAGACAGAAGACTCGAATTCTGAACTCGTACTTGCGTTAAGAGATCTAAACAAAAAGATGGATCAGAAATGCACGGAAATCTCTGAACTTTCTAGCAAAATCAGAGCCCTTAGAAGTGAAAAGATTGAACCTGACGAAGAAAAATTGTTGAAAAGGACAATAGAAAATCTCTATTCTGAAGTAGAAGCCCACAAGAAAGAGAAAGAAGACATATTAATGAAAGTAAAGCAACTTACCATAGATGGCGAAAAATTAGACAATGTGAGCAGGCATATCTACTCAACATTACAACAAACCGAAAAGGAAAAGGTGGAAATGGAACAAAATTATTCTGAGTCTTTGGCTACAATGAAGCAGCTCGAACTCCGGGTAGAAACTTTGGAGGAAGAAAACAAAAGGCAGCAACTTCAATACTCCGAATCCTTGAAAATAATTGAAAAGCTTGAGATTCAGGTTGAGGACCTGCAAAAAGAGCTGGAAAATCAGGCGCAGCTATATGAAGAAGAGTTGAATACAGTGACTAAGGAAAAAATTGAGAAGGAGCAGCAAGCCATGCGAGCCGAGGAGGTTTTTAGGAAAGCAAGGAGGAACAATGCATATCGAGTCGAGCAACTACAAGAGGAAATCAAAAAGCTTTCGGATGAAATGTCATCGAAGATTGAGGAGAATGAGAAGTTAGCACAGAAATCAATTGCAGAAGCCACTGATTTGCAGTCGAGGAACGAAGTTCTTGAATCCATTCTCCAAAAATCAGAGGAAGAGCGTCGAATGACGATAACCCAATACGAGAGGATTGTTCACGAGGTCAAGGAACAAAACGAAAGGATATACATCAAAGAACATGAAGATCTTGAGAGACAATTAGCTTCAGTTAGAGAAGAAGTGGACAAACTTAAgcatgaaaatatttcaatGAAGTCTCAAATTGATCAAAAGAATTCGAAAGAAGTGAACTTGAATTTAGAGGTGAAGAAGCTGAGATTGAAGAACAGTGAAATGAAGAATCATTTGTCGCAAGTGGAGTTGGAGAAGGAAGACCTGAAGAATAAG GTTAAGAACACAAATGCAAGCAGGGCAAAGCCGAGAGTCGTAGATGGCCTTTCGAAGCAAACTGAGCTTGACACTGCACAAATCAAAAG TTTGTGGGATGAAGTGGGGTCACTGAAGGAAAGGAACAGAATTACGGAAGAAAGCCTGAAAGAAATGCATGAGAGATATTCAGAACTAAGCCTTAGATTTGCGGAGGTGGAAGGCGAACGACAACACCTTGTATTGACCCTTCGAAACCTGAGAAGTGGGAAGAAAAACTAG
- the LOC140866020 gene encoding uncharacterized protein isoform X2, which yields MLQFSGCKKIKIQGTRDRHSCGNPSLISTQSEASSDAECDERSRSSAGAESVNNRVKMLGRKAEVAENVKQTKKGHRLSDTIKTECQQLKSDLRQETESMEHVLETVKKELQFEKHLNDKLKLQLQKTEDSNSELVLALRDLNKKMDQKCTEISELSSKIRALRSEKIEPDEEKLLKRTIENLYSEVEAHKKEKEDILMKVKQLTIDGEKLDNVSRHIYSTLQQTEKEKVEMEQNYSESLATMKQLELRVETLEEENKRQQLQYSESLKIIEKLEIQVEDLQKELENQAQLYEEELNTVTKEKIEKEQQAMRAEEVFRKARRNNAYRVEQLQEEIKKLSDEMSSKIEENEKLAQKSIAEATDLQSRNEVLESILQKSEEERRMTITQYERIVHEVKEQNERIYIKEHEDLERQLASVREEVDKLKHENISMKSQIDQKNSKEVNLNLEVKKLRLKNSEMKNHLSQVELEKEDLKNKVKNTNASRAKPRVVDGLSKQTELDTAQIKSLWDEVGSLKERNRITEESLKEMHERYSELSLRFAEVEGERQHLVLTLRNLRSGKKN from the exons AT GTTACAGTTCAGCGGATGCAAGAAGATCAAAATTCAAG GAACAAGAGATCGTCACAGCTGTGGGAACCCAAGCCTGATTTCTACCCAA AGCGAGGCTTCGAGTGATGCAGAGTGTGATGAACGATCTAGGAGTTCAGCGGGTGCCGAATCAGTAAACAATCGAGTGAAGATGTTGGGAAGGAAGGCTGAAGTTGCAGAAAATGTGAAGCAAACCAAGAAAGGACATCGATTATCAGACACCATCAAAACAGAATGCCAACAACTCAAGTCAGACTTACGTCAAGAGACTGAAAGCATGGAACATGTACTCGAAACCGTCAAGAAAGAGCTTCAATTTGAGAAACATTTAAATGATAAACTCAAGTTACAATTGCAGAAGACAGAAGACTCGAATTCTGAACTCGTACTTGCGTTAAGAGATCTAAACAAAAAGATGGATCAGAAATGCACGGAAATCTCTGAACTTTCTAGCAAAATCAGAGCCCTTAGAAGTGAAAAGATTGAACCTGACGAAGAAAAATTGTTGAAAAGGACAATAGAAAATCTCTATTCTGAAGTAGAAGCCCACAAGAAAGAGAAAGAAGACATATTAATGAAAGTAAAGCAACTTACCATAGATGGCGAAAAATTAGACAATGTGAGCAGGCATATCTACTCAACATTACAACAAACCGAAAAGGAAAAGGTGGAAATGGAACAAAATTATTCTGAGTCTTTGGCTACAATGAAGCAGCTCGAACTCCGGGTAGAAACTTTGGAGGAAGAAAACAAAAGGCAGCAACTTCAATACTCCGAATCCTTGAAAATAATTGAAAAGCTTGAGATTCAGGTTGAGGACCTGCAAAAAGAGCTGGAAAATCAGGCGCAGCTATATGAAGAAGAGTTGAATACAGTGACTAAGGAAAAAATTGAGAAGGAGCAGCAAGCCATGCGAGCCGAGGAGGTTTTTAGGAAAGCAAGGAGGAACAATGCATATCGAGTCGAGCAACTACAAGAGGAAATCAAAAAGCTTTCGGATGAAATGTCATCGAAGATTGAGGAGAATGAGAAGTTAGCACAGAAATCAATTGCAGAAGCCACTGATTTGCAGTCGAGGAACGAAGTTCTTGAATCCATTCTCCAAAAATCAGAGGAAGAGCGTCGAATGACGATAACCCAATACGAGAGGATTGTTCACGAGGTCAAGGAACAAAACGAAAGGATATACATCAAAGAACATGAAGATCTTGAGAGACAATTAGCTTCAGTTAGAGAAGAAGTGGACAAACTTAAgcatgaaaatatttcaatGAAGTCTCAAATTGATCAAAAGAATTCGAAAGAAGTGAACTTGAATTTAGAGGTGAAGAAGCTGAGATTGAAGAACAGTGAAATGAAGAATCATTTGTCGCAAGTGGAGTTGGAGAAGGAAGACCTGAAGAATAAG GTTAAGAACACAAATGCAAGCAGGGCAAAGCCGAGAGTCGTAGATGGCCTTTCGAAGCAAACTGAGCTTGACACTGCACAAATCAAAAG TTTGTGGGATGAAGTGGGGTCACTGAAGGAAAGGAACAGAATTACGGAAGAAAGCCTGAAAGAAATGCATGAGAGATATTCAGAACTAAGCCTTAGATTTGCGGAGGTGGAAGGCGAACGACAACACCTTGTATTGACCCTTCGAAACCTGAGAAGTGGGAAGAAAAACTAG